In the Halosolutus gelatinilyticus genome, CGCACCCGGCGCGGAGGAGTTCTTCAAGGAACACACCGAACGCTTCGAGGAGGAGACCGGGATCCGCGTCGAGTACGACTTCGTCGGCTGGGGCGAAGCCCAGGAAACGATGCTCAGCGACATCGTGAGTCGAAGCGGTCCGGACGTCCACGAAATCGCGTCGACGTGGATTCCCGAACAGTACAACGCGGACGGTTGGCTCGATCTGGAGTCAGACGACGTGGCCGAGCACGTCCCGGACACCGGCATGTTCGCGGATGGCGCGCTGGAGGTCGCGACGTTTCAGGACACGCTCGTCGGCATCCCGTGGTTCTGGGGACCGCGCGCGTACCAGCAGATCGACGAAGAGATCGAATCGGGCGGCATAGACGGTTCTCCTGACAATTGGGACGACCTCCTCCAGCAGGCCGAGCAGTACAGCGGCGACAACGACTACTTCGCGATCATGGGGGCCGACTTCGAGCCGATCCGCAACTTCGCGATGTTCCTCTGGCAAAACGGCGGCCAGCTGCTCACCGACGACGACTCGGCGCCGGCGTTCCACGAGGAAGCGGGCGTCGAGGCGCTGCAGTTCTACGCCGACCTGTACGCCGAGTACGACGTGTTGCCGTCGGAGACGGTCGAGTGGGGCGCC is a window encoding:
- a CDS encoding extracellular solute-binding protein, yielding MDAPGAEEFFKEHTERFEEETGIRVEYDFVGWGEAQETMLSDIVSRSGPDVHEIASTWIPEQYNADGWLDLESDDVAEHVPDTGMFADGALEVATFQDTLVGIPWFWGPRAYQQIDEEIESGGIDGSPDNWDDLLQQAEQYSGDNDYFAIMGADFEPIRNFAMFLWQNGGQLLTDDDSAPAFHEEAGVEALQFYADLYAEYDVLPSETVEWGAADIQGAFAGRQMASTWGALGTVGAYADEGDHSMDDLSITAPPAGPDGERGTFFGMELLGIHPWTDEPEAAAQWIEYLLRAEPNAEISNTVGFLPTNPDGLDTEYFDHDLYRAFDEEVFPHAQTYPQVLGWGEIEGELNNVVFDVIQNAVTGDLEDGDVESALHDAAKVAEQTL